One Helianthus annuus cultivar XRQ/B chromosome 12, HanXRQr2.0-SUNRISE, whole genome shotgun sequence genomic region harbors:
- the LOC110894489 gene encoding uncharacterized protein LOC110894489 isoform X1 yields MMGPESQEHTSRTLDHVHGVHVIQHSPFGFSQDGTFQQSTDGRLTVGVNQLLRVHTVQRVWQQRPACLRPIHSCIHGDRHLGERIANVLTSIPFIACGIQAPRKNLNSKLYANSLIGVGIASSLYHSSKGRLRKYLRWADYTMIATATVCLSRALRDENPKLLMAASALCLPIQPLIVSLVHTGMMEVAFARRAVKDPDLKPLHNVHKLSALLGGAFFVADDLFPETPYLHAGWHLAAAIGVSACNKLLE; encoded by the exons ATGATGGGTCCAGAGAGTCAAGAACACACAAGTAGAACACTAGACCATGTTCATGGAGTTCATGTGATTCAACATTCACCATTTGGGTTCTCCCAAGATGGAACCTTTCAGCAGTCAACAGATGGAAGGTTGACTGTAGGAGTTAATCAGCTTTTAAGAGTCCATACTGTGCA GAGAGTATGGCAGCAGAGACCAGCGTGTTTACGGCCCATCCATAGTTGTATACATG GGGATAGACATCTTGGTGAGAGAATTGCAAATGTGCTTACTTCAATTCCTTTTATTGCTTGTGGTATCCAAGCTCCAAG AAAGAATTTGAATTCTAAGCTTTATGCTAATTCATTAATCGGAGTAGGAATTGCTTCAAGTTTGTACCATTCTTCCAAAGGGAGATTGCGAAAGTATTTACGATGGGCCGACTACACGATGATAGCTACGGCTACAGTG TGCTTATCAAGGGCTCTTAGAGACGAAAATCCAAAACTTCTGATGGCCGCATCTGCTTTGTGTCTTCCTATTCAACCACTCATTGTTTCACTTGTTCATACTGGGATGATGGAG GTTGCGTTTGCAAGAAGAGCGGTGAAAGATCCGGATCTTAAACCCTTACATAACGTTCACAAATTGTCGGCACTTTTAGGTGGGGCGTTTTTCGTGGCTGATGATCTGTTTCCTGAAACACCGTATCTTCATGCTGGTTGGCATCTAGCAGCTGCTATAGGTGTTAGTGCTTGTAACAAGCTTCTAGAATAG
- the LOC110894489 gene encoding uncharacterized protein LOC110894489 isoform X2: MMGPESQEHTSRTLDHVHGVHVIQHSPFGFSQDGTFQQSTDGRLTVGVNQLLRVHTVQVWQQRPACLRPIHSCIHGDRHLGERIANVLTSIPFIACGIQAPRKNLNSKLYANSLIGVGIASSLYHSSKGRLRKYLRWADYTMIATATVCLSRALRDENPKLLMAASALCLPIQPLIVSLVHTGMMEVAFARRAVKDPDLKPLHNVHKLSALLGGAFFVADDLFPETPYLHAGWHLAAAIGVSACNKLLE, encoded by the exons ATGATGGGTCCAGAGAGTCAAGAACACACAAGTAGAACACTAGACCATGTTCATGGAGTTCATGTGATTCAACATTCACCATTTGGGTTCTCCCAAGATGGAACCTTTCAGCAGTCAACAGATGGAAGGTTGACTGTAGGAGTTAATCAGCTTTTAAGAGTCCATACTGTGCA AGTATGGCAGCAGAGACCAGCGTGTTTACGGCCCATCCATAGTTGTATACATG GGGATAGACATCTTGGTGAGAGAATTGCAAATGTGCTTACTTCAATTCCTTTTATTGCTTGTGGTATCCAAGCTCCAAG AAAGAATTTGAATTCTAAGCTTTATGCTAATTCATTAATCGGAGTAGGAATTGCTTCAAGTTTGTACCATTCTTCCAAAGGGAGATTGCGAAAGTATTTACGATGGGCCGACTACACGATGATAGCTACGGCTACAGTG TGCTTATCAAGGGCTCTTAGAGACGAAAATCCAAAACTTCTGATGGCCGCATCTGCTTTGTGTCTTCCTATTCAACCACTCATTGTTTCACTTGTTCATACTGGGATGATGGAG GTTGCGTTTGCAAGAAGAGCGGTGAAAGATCCGGATCTTAAACCCTTACATAACGTTCACAAATTGTCGGCACTTTTAGGTGGGGCGTTTTTCGTGGCTGATGATCTGTTTCCTGAAACACCGTATCTTCATGCTGGTTGGCATCTAGCAGCTGCTATAGGTGTTAGTGCTTGTAACAAGCTTCTAGAATAG